In Candidatus Tanganyikabacteria bacterium, the DNA window CGGGCGTCGACCTCACGCACCCCGACCTCAAGGGCCGCATCGTGCCGAGCGGATCGCGCACGTTCGTGCCCGGCACGGCGTCGCCGATGGACGATAACGGCCATGGCACCCACGTCGCGGGCGTCGTGGCGGCCGAGATCAACAACTCCATCGGCATCGCCGGCGTGGCGCCGCGGTGCCGCATCCTGCCGGTCAAGGTCCTCGACGCCGAGGGCCAGGGCAACACCAGCGACATCGTCGCCGGCCTGCTGTACGCCGCGGATGCCGGCGCCAAGGTCATCAACCTGTCGCTGGGCGGCGGCTCCGGGTCGAAGGCCTTGGAGGAAGCCATCCGCTACGCCCACGGCAAGGGCAGCCTGATCGTCGCGGCCATGGGCAACGACGGCAAGAATCTCCAGGAGTACCCCGCGGCCTACTCCGGCGTCCTGTCGGTAGGCGCGACGAGCCGCGGCGGCGACGACTTTCAGGTGGCCGAATTCTCCAACTTCGGCGGCTGGATCTCGGTGGCGGCGCCCGGCGACGGCATCTGGAGCACGATGCCCACCTACCCGACGACACTCTCGGAGAGCGAGGGCGCGGGCGAAGGGTATGGCTTCCTCTCGGGCACGTCGATGGCCACGCCTTACGTCGCGGGCGTCGCGGCCCTGGTGGCGTCGCTGTATCCGAGCCTGCCCCCCGCGGCCATCAAGGCCCGCATCGAGCGTTCCGCCGTGGACGTGGGTCCCAGGGGGTTCGACTGGTCCTTCGGTAACGGGCAGATCGACGCGCTGCGGGCGCTGACAGGGAACTGAATCCGGCGGCGTTGCGGGAGATCGCGGTGGCCGCGAGCAGATCGCTACGTTCCACGCCCGCCAACGCCCGGGTCAAGACTGCTGGCGGACTACTTCCCGGAGGAAATCCCCCGGAGTGAGGAGCCTCGTCGGGAGGTCAGCCGCGAGGAGCGCCGGCGTGAGGAAGTGGCGCCTGTCGAGGGTCACGAGATACCCGGCCTTGCACTCGAGGGCGCCGGCCAACACGTGTGCGTCTTTTTCGGCGATCAGGCCGCCGCAAGCACGTATCCGCTCGAGAGGGGGTGCCGGCACCATTTCGGGATCCAGGGCCGCCAGCAGCCGATAGAGCCGGACCAGTTCTTCCTCGCCGAACTTCAGGGATATGTTCTTGCGCGCCTCGAGCAGCACGCGGTTGGTCAGGGCACCCCGGAACCTCCTGCCGGAGCAAACCTCCAGGACCAGCGCGGATCCGCCCGTGAGCGAGCGGGAGGCGGCCACGAGGACACTCGCGTCCAGGAAGACCAGGACGCGCCGCGCTGCCACTAGATCGCCCCGCGATGGATGAGCGCGCGGACCTTGGACGCAGTCTCCGCGTCGATCCGGTCCTCCGCGAGGAACCTGTCGAGATCCTCGTCGGAGTACACCCGAAGGTCATCGGCGCGGCGCAAGGGGGTCACCTCGAGATGATCTCCCACCAGGGAGACGCTGAGCAGGGACTCGGCCTCGATTCCGAGCGCCGCGCGGAACTCCGCGGGAATGGTGATCTGCCCCTTCCCGAGAGC includes these proteins:
- a CDS encoding S8 family serine peptidase, which codes for MTRRGPISKIGSAAAGLSLLTALIGCGAKGPTHPYSIASQKQQQARSQSGTATAANLIVKLRPSASSDNVAKAVGARTVSFFPQLGMVVLGLPEGTSHTRAMASLAGNPGVMFAEPDFRMKSAPIAPARRTAARTLQMTPSDPGLKQQWGHDAIRVRDAWDRTLGDPRVVVAVVDTGVDLTHPDLKGRIVPSGSRTFVPGTASPMDDNGHGTHVAGVVAAEINNSIGIAGVAPRCRILPVKVLDAEGQGNTSDIVAGLLYAADAGAKVINLSLGGGSGSKALEEAIRYAHGKGSLIVAAMGNDGKNLQEYPAAYSGVLSVGATSRGGDDFQVAEFSNFGGWISVAAPGDGIWSTMPTYPTTLSESEGAGEGYGFLSGTSMATPYVAGVAALVASLYPSLPPAAIKARIERSAVDVGPRGFDWSFGNGQIDALRALTGN
- a CDS encoding PIN domain-containing protein gives rise to the protein MAARRVLVFLDASVLVAASRSLTGGSALVLEVCSGRRFRGALTNRVLLEARKNISLKFGEEELVRLYRLLAALDPEMVPAPPLERIRACGGLIAEKDAHVLAGALECKAGYLVTLDRRHFLTPALLAADLPTRLLTPGDFLREVVRQQS
- a CDS encoding AbrB/MazE/SpoVT family DNA-binding domain-containing protein gives rise to the protein MEARPKIVKALGKGQITIPAEFRAALGIEAESLLSVSLVGDHLEVTPLRRADDLRVYSDEDLDRFLAEDRIDAETASKVRALIHRGAI